One genomic region from Fictibacillus marinisediminis encodes:
- a CDS encoding Mini-ribonuclease 3, producing MGRQISSSDIKQLNGMTLAYMGDAVLETFVRHHLIHTGQVKPNRLHTLATKYVSAKAQASVVLRLLEEKFFDEEEVSVIMRGRNAKQGSVPKNTDVQTYRYGTGFEAIIGYHHLLGNEERLQTIFEKVVSFVEQAGEGGKK from the coding sequence ATGGGCAGACAGATTTCGAGTTCGGATATAAAGCAGCTGAACGGGATGACGCTGGCTTATATGGGAGATGCTGTGCTTGAAACATTTGTACGGCATCACCTCATCCATACCGGCCAGGTGAAACCGAACCGGCTTCATACCCTGGCAACCAAATATGTTTCAGCCAAGGCCCAGGCTTCCGTGGTTCTTCGCTTGCTTGAAGAGAAATTTTTTGACGAAGAGGAAGTTAGTGTCATTATGCGGGGCAGAAACGCAAAGCAAGGTTCCGTGCCCAAAAACACAGATGTACAAACGTACAGATATGGGACAGGCTTTGAAGCGATTATTGGCTATCATCATCTGCTTGGGAATGAAGAGCGGTTACAGACCATTTTTGAAAAAGTAGTTTCTTTCGTCGAACAGGCGGGAGAGGGAGGAAAAAAATGA
- the ispF gene encoding 2-C-methyl-D-erythritol 2,4-cyclodiphosphate synthase has protein sequence MIRVGQGYDVHQLVEGRPLIIGGITIPYEKGLLGHSDADVLLHAVTDALLGAAGEGDIGKHFPDTDEAFKDADSKKLLQESWEFVKNKGYILGNVDCTIIAQKPKMAPYIEEMRSVIAGIFGAETDQINVKATTTEKLGFTGRSEGIAANAVILITKK, from the coding sequence ATGATTCGAGTGGGACAAGGCTATGATGTACACCAGCTCGTCGAAGGGCGCCCTCTGATTATCGGAGGCATCACTATTCCTTATGAAAAAGGGCTGCTCGGCCATTCAGACGCGGACGTTCTGCTTCATGCCGTAACCGATGCGCTGCTCGGAGCAGCGGGTGAAGGCGATATAGGCAAGCATTTTCCGGACACGGATGAGGCTTTTAAAGATGCGGATTCTAAAAAACTGCTTCAGGAGTCGTGGGAATTTGTAAAGAACAAAGGCTATATTCTAGGGAACGTCGATTGTACGATCATTGCACAAAAGCCGAAGATGGCTCCATATATTGAAGAGATGCGAAGTGTAATCGCCGGAATTTTCGGAGCAGAAACGGACCAGATTAATGTGAAAGCGACAACGACTGAGAAGCTGGGTTTTACAGGCCGCAGTGAAGGGATCGCCGCAAACGCAGTCATCCTTATTACAAAAAAATAG
- the epsC gene encoding serine O-acetyltransferase EpsC, giving the protein MLKRMREDIQAVFENDPAARSKLEVVLTYSGLHAIWAHRLAHKLFKRNFLFWARVVSQISRFFTGIEIHPGAQIGRRFFIDHGMGVVIGETCIIGNDVTLYQGVTLGGTGKEKGKRHPTIEDHALIATGAKVLGSITIGKHSKVGAGSVVLRDVPPNSTVVGIPGRIVIQDGMKIGKELDHCNLPDPVASQFREVQEELERLQEEIERLRKGSEVR; this is encoded by the coding sequence ATGTTGAAACGCATGAGGGAGGATATACAGGCTGTCTTTGAGAATGATCCGGCAGCACGCAGCAAGCTGGAGGTTGTTCTTACCTACTCTGGCCTGCATGCAATATGGGCACATCGGCTGGCACATAAGTTGTTCAAACGAAACTTTTTGTTTTGGGCCCGCGTCGTTTCGCAGATCAGCCGCTTTTTTACAGGAATTGAGATTCATCCGGGTGCACAGATCGGGCGCCGGTTTTTTATAGACCATGGTATGGGTGTGGTGATAGGGGAGACCTGTATTATCGGTAATGATGTTACCTTGTATCAGGGGGTAACACTTGGTGGTACTGGTAAAGAAAAAGGGAAACGCCACCCTACCATTGAGGATCATGCTTTAATTGCGACAGGTGCAAAAGTATTGGGATCCATCACAATTGGGAAACATTCTAAGGTAGGAGCAGGATCTGTTGTTTTGCGGGATGTACCTCCGAATTCGACAGTTGTTGGGATTCCTGGGCGGATTGTTATCCAGGATGGAATGAAAATTGGCAAGGAACTGGATCATTGTAACCTGCCTGATCCGGTGGCCTCTCAGTTCAGAGAGGTTCAGGAAGAGCTGGAACGATTGCAGGAAGAGATTGAACGTTTACGAAAGGGAAGTGAAGTACGATGA
- the sigH gene encoding RNA polymerase sporulation sigma factor SigH, which yields MSIYLKEMTVLDYEQIEDESLVEHVHEGDSAALEFLINKYKNFVRAKARSYFLIGADREDIIQEGMIGLYKAIRDYKEDKLSSFKAFAELCITRQMITAIKTATRQKHIPLNSYVSLDKPIYDEESDRTLMDVICGTKVTDPEELIINQEEFDDIELKMGEILSDLERKVLMLYLDGRSYQEISIDLDRHVKSIDNALQRVKRKLERYLELREITL from the coding sequence GTGAGCATTTACCTCAAAGAAATGACGGTTCTGGATTATGAACAGATTGAAGATGAAAGTCTGGTTGAACATGTCCATGAAGGAGACAGTGCTGCACTGGAATTTTTAATTAACAAGTATAAAAACTTCGTGCGCGCAAAAGCTAGATCCTACTTTTTAATCGGAGCTGACCGGGAGGATATCATCCAGGAAGGCATGATTGGCCTTTATAAGGCAATCAGGGATTATAAAGAGGACAAGCTTTCATCCTTTAAGGCTTTTGCCGAACTGTGCATCACGCGGCAAATGATAACGGCTATTAAGACAGCCACAAGGCAGAAACATATTCCGCTCAATTCCTATGTATCATTGGACAAGCCGATCTATGATGAAGAATCGGACAGGACGCTGATGGATGTAATTTGCGGGACGAAGGTTACCGATCCGGAAGAGTTGATCATTAACCAGGAAGAGTTTGATGATATTGAACTGAAAATGGGAGAGATATTGAGTGACCTCGAGCGAAAAGTGCTGATGCTCTACCTGGACGGAAGATCGTATCAGGAAATTTCGATCGATCTGGACAGGCATGTGAAATCGATCGACAATGCATTGCAGCGGGTGAAAAGGAAGCTCGAACGATATCTTGAGTTAAGAGAAATAACGTTATAA
- a CDS encoding PIN/TRAM domain-containing protein, with translation MLKRFVQLFFVVVGGMLGFIYVPDIIRILNLGDLPSELTSSYAGAVLGALIFFLSTFWVTDYIVGLIRWVEETVVKAPVTDVLFGTMGLIFGLIVAFFVQLPLNNINIVVFSSVLPIFLTLLLGYLGFQVGFKKRDELINLFSINRSGKERKRDTEEEKLKGKYKILDTSVIIDGRIADICQTGFLEGPLIIPRFVLEELQHIADSSDVLKRNRGRRGLDILNRIQKELSIKVEIYEGDFEEVSEVDSKLVKLAQLLSGIVVTNDFNLNKVCELQNVLVLNINDLANAVKPVVLPGEELIVQVIKDGKEHNQGVGYLDDGTMIVVEEGRNYIGKTIDVLVTSVLQTSAGRMIFAKPKLLEKAL, from the coding sequence GCATGCTTGGTTTTATCTATGTCCCTGACATTATCCGTATTCTCAATTTGGGTGATCTGCCGTCAGAATTGACTTCATCTTATGCGGGCGCCGTCTTAGGGGCACTTATATTCTTTTTATCTACGTTTTGGGTGACTGATTATATAGTTGGGCTGATCCGGTGGGTGGAAGAAACCGTCGTAAAAGCTCCGGTCACTGATGTTCTTTTTGGAACGATGGGACTTATATTCGGACTTATAGTTGCTTTTTTTGTACAACTTCCTCTTAATAACATCAATATTGTGGTGTTCAGTTCGGTTCTGCCCATATTTTTAACGTTGTTATTGGGCTACCTCGGTTTCCAGGTTGGTTTTAAAAAGCGGGATGAGCTGATTAATCTGTTCTCCATTAACCGCTCAGGAAAAGAACGGAAAAGGGATACGGAAGAAGAAAAGCTTAAAGGAAAATATAAGATTCTAGATACGAGCGTCATCATTGACGGAAGAATCGCGGATATCTGCCAGACCGGTTTCCTTGAAGGCCCGCTGATTATTCCTCGCTTTGTGCTGGAAGAACTACAGCATATTGCCGACTCGTCCGATGTATTGAAACGGAATAGAGGAAGGCGCGGACTTGATATTCTGAACCGCATCCAAAAGGAACTCTCCATCAAAGTGGAGATCTACGAAGGTGACTTTGAAGAAGTGAGTGAAGTGGACAGCAAATTGGTGAAACTCGCCCAGCTTCTGTCCGGCATCGTTGTAACGAATGATTTTAATTTAAACAAAGTATGCGAGCTTCAAAATGTGTTAGTATTGAACATAAATGACCTTGCCAACGCGGTGAAACCAGTCGTATTGCCTGGTGAAGAATTGATCGTGCAGGTGATAAAAGACGGCAAGGAGCATAACCAGGGTGTCGGCTATCTTGATGATGGAACGATGATCGTGGTGGAAGAAGGCCGAAACTATATTGGTAAGACCATCGATGTCCTCGTGACGAGCGTACTGCAGACTTCTGCGGGACGGATGATTTTTGCCAAGCCGAAACTTCTGGAGAAAGCTTTATAA
- the rpmG gene encoding 50S ribosomal protein L33 produces MRKKVILACGQCNSRNYTTMKNQAENPERIEVKKFCSHCNAHTTHKETK; encoded by the coding sequence ATGCGAAAAAAAGTTATTTTAGCCTGCGGTCAATGCAACAGCCGAAATTATACCACCATGAAAAACCAGGCAGAAAATCCTGAACGTATCGAGGTTAAAAAGTTTTGCAGTCATTGCAATGCGCACACTACCCACAAAGAAACGAAATAA
- the rplA gene encoding 50S ribosomal protein L1, producing the protein MAKKGKKYQEAAKLVDRQKSYEASEAIELVKKTATAKFDESVEVAVRLGVDPKKADQQVRGAVVLPHGTGKTQRVLVFAKGEKAKEAEAAGADFVGDTDYINKIQQGWFDFDVIVATPDMMAEVGRLGRVLGPKGLMPNPKTGTVTFEVEKAVNDIKAGKVEYRVDKAGNIHVPIGKVSFDNDKLAENLGTIIDTLLKVKPAAAKGTYVRNVAISSTMGPGIKVNPSNFSLKK; encoded by the coding sequence ATGGCTAAAAAAGGAAAGAAATACCAAGAAGCGGCTAAATTAGTAGACCGCCAAAAATCTTATGAAGCTTCTGAAGCAATCGAGCTTGTTAAAAAGACTGCGACAGCTAAGTTTGATGAGTCTGTAGAAGTAGCAGTACGTCTTGGAGTAGATCCTAAGAAAGCGGACCAACAAGTTCGTGGCGCTGTAGTACTTCCGCACGGAACTGGTAAAACTCAACGTGTGCTAGTATTTGCTAAAGGCGAAAAAGCGAAAGAAGCAGAAGCTGCTGGAGCAGATTTCGTAGGCGATACTGACTACATCAACAAAATCCAACAAGGTTGGTTTGATTTTGATGTAATCGTAGCAACACCAGACATGATGGCTGAAGTTGGTCGTCTTGGACGCGTATTAGGGCCAAAAGGTTTAATGCCTAACCCTAAAACTGGTACAGTTACATTTGAAGTTGAAAAAGCGGTTAACGATATTAAAGCTGGTAAAGTAGAATATCGTGTAGATAAAGCTGGAAATATTCACGTGCCGATCGGTAAAGTTTCTTTCGACAACGACAAGTTGGCTGAGAACCTTGGTACAATCATCGACACATTGCTTAAAGTGAAACCAGCTGCTGCGAAAGGGACTTACGTTCGTAACGTAGCAATCTCTTCTACAATGGGACCTGGAATCAAAGTTAACCCATCTAACTTTTCTCTTAAAAAATAG
- the ispD gene encoding 2-C-methyl-D-erythritol 4-phosphate cytidylyltransferase, which translates to MEYSVVIPAAGQGKRMNAGKNKQWIELNGRPLIAHTLSVFEQDPWCREIILAVNRLEQAQFQELAENGRFQKIARIVEGGAERQHSVFEGLKAVQQTDLALIHDGARPFVERENIHELVLKANETGAAILAVPLKDTVKKATGGTVSETVDRASLWAVQTPQAFRLPIVLDAHRVAAEADFLGTDDASLVEKMNYPVSIVEGDYLNIKLTTVHDILFANAILAQREREKHDSSGTRL; encoded by the coding sequence TTGGAATATAGCGTAGTCATTCCTGCTGCAGGACAGGGAAAAAGGATGAATGCAGGAAAGAACAAACAATGGATCGAACTGAACGGCAGACCGCTCATTGCTCATACACTTTCAGTATTTGAGCAAGATCCGTGGTGCCGGGAAATCATCCTGGCTGTGAATCGGTTAGAACAGGCTCAATTTCAAGAATTGGCCGAAAATGGGCGTTTTCAAAAGATTGCCCGGATTGTTGAAGGCGGGGCAGAACGACAGCACAGTGTTTTTGAAGGATTAAAAGCAGTGCAGCAAACGGACCTGGCACTGATTCATGATGGTGCACGCCCTTTTGTGGAAAGAGAAAACATTCATGAACTTGTGCTGAAAGCGAATGAAACAGGAGCGGCCATTTTGGCTGTTCCTTTAAAAGATACGGTAAAAAAAGCAACAGGCGGAACCGTGAGTGAAACGGTAGACCGTGCGAGCTTGTGGGCTGTCCAGACCCCACAAGCTTTTCGTCTTCCTATCGTACTGGACGCTCACCGGGTGGCAGCTGAAGCTGATTTTCTCGGCACGGACGATGCCAGCCTCGTAGAAAAAATGAACTACCCGGTATCCATCGTCGAGGGAGATTATTTAAACATTAAATTAACAACGGTGCATGACATACTATTTGCCAATGCCATATTGGCACAAAGGGAGAGGGAAAAACATGATTCGAGTGGGACAAGGCTATGA
- the secE gene encoding preprotein translocase subunit SecE, whose product MADIAEKTRKSPAKFLSDVKKEMKKVSWPKRDELIRYTTITLVTVVLMAIFFWAVDLGISKLIELILD is encoded by the coding sequence ATGGCTGACATTGCTGAAAAAACAAGGAAATCACCTGCAAAGTTTTTATCCGACGTTAAGAAGGAAATGAAAAAGGTAAGCTGGCCGAAACGTGATGAGCTGATCCGCTATACAACTATAACGCTCGTAACAGTGGTTTTGATGGCAATCTTTTTCTGGGCAGTTGATCTTGGCATTTCAAAGCTTATTGAACTCATTTTAGACTAG
- the gltX gene encoding glutamate--tRNA ligase: protein MSNEVRVRYAPSPTGHLHIGNARTALFNYLFARHNNGKLIIRIEDTDQKRNIQGGVESQLTYLKWLGIDWDESIDVGGEYGPYTQMERLDIYKKHYEDLLDRGLAYPCYCTEEELEASREEQVAKNETPHYSGKCRHLTEDERKALEAEGRKPSIRFAVPADHTYAFDDMVKGHVSFDSNGIGDYVIVKKDGIPTYNFAVAIDDHLMKISHVLRGDDHISNTPKQLMVYEAFGWEPPVFGHMTLIFNENRKKLSKRDESIIQFIEQYEQLGYIPEALFNFITLLGWSPVGEEEIFTKEEFIEIFDPSRLSKAPAIFDKQKLLWVNNQYMKKQDLETVMELTLPHLIEAGRLKENMTEEDREWASKLIALYQEKLSYGAEIVEQTDVFFKDQIEYEEEALEVLKGETVPEVIAAFKGHVEAITDFSAEEVKAAIKATQKETKQKGKNLFMPIRVATTGQTHGPDLPQAISLFGKEEILKRLDKTASRVS from the coding sequence ATGTCAAACGAAGTAAGGGTAAGGTATGCACCAAGCCCAACAGGACATTTACATATAGGGAACGCAAGAACAGCATTGTTTAACTATTTGTTTGCCCGCCACAATAATGGCAAGCTTATCATCCGAATTGAGGATACTGACCAAAAACGAAACATCCAGGGCGGAGTGGAAAGCCAGCTGACGTACTTAAAATGGCTGGGCATCGATTGGGATGAAAGCATTGATGTAGGCGGGGAGTATGGACCGTATACTCAGATGGAGCGCCTGGATATTTACAAAAAACACTATGAGGACTTGTTAGACCGCGGTTTGGCGTATCCTTGTTACTGTACTGAGGAAGAGCTAGAAGCATCACGTGAGGAACAGGTCGCTAAAAATGAAACTCCGCACTATTCAGGCAAATGCCGCCATTTGACGGAAGATGAGCGTAAAGCGCTGGAAGCGGAAGGAAGAAAACCAAGTATTCGTTTTGCTGTGCCGGCAGATCATACGTATGCGTTTGATGATATGGTAAAAGGACATGTTTCGTTTGATTCCAATGGGATCGGCGACTATGTCATCGTGAAAAAAGACGGCATTCCGACTTATAACTTTGCAGTTGCCATAGATGATCACTTGATGAAGATCTCTCACGTATTGCGTGGAGATGATCATATCTCCAATACACCGAAACAGCTTATGGTATATGAAGCGTTTGGCTGGGAGCCGCCGGTGTTTGGCCATATGACACTGATTTTTAATGAAAACCGCAAGAAACTGAGCAAACGCGATGAGTCCATCATCCAGTTTATTGAACAGTACGAACAGCTGGGATACATTCCTGAAGCTTTGTTCAATTTCATTACCTTGCTTGGCTGGTCTCCGGTTGGAGAAGAAGAGATCTTCACGAAGGAAGAGTTCATTGAAATCTTTGATCCTTCCAGACTGTCAAAAGCACCCGCTATTTTTGACAAGCAGAAGCTGCTTTGGGTAAACAACCAATACATGAAGAAGCAAGACCTTGAAACAGTGATGGAACTTACCCTTCCGCATCTTATTGAAGCAGGAAGGCTTAAAGAGAACATGACTGAGGAAGATCGTGAGTGGGCTTCCAAGCTCATCGCCCTCTATCAGGAAAAATTAAGCTATGGCGCTGAGATCGTGGAACAGACGGATGTCTTCTTTAAGGATCAGATTGAATATGAAGAAGAAGCGCTTGAAGTTTTGAAAGGCGAAACGGTTCCTGAAGTCATCGCTGCCTTTAAAGGGCATGTTGAAGCGATCACGGATTTCTCTGCAGAGGAAGTGAAAGCGGCGATTAAAGCGACACAAAAGGAAACGAAGCAAAAAGGGAAAAACCTGTTCATGCCGATTCGCGTGGCGACGACAGGCCAGACGCATGGTCCAGACCTTCCTCAAGCCATCTCATTGTTTGGCAAGGAAGAGATCCTGAAACGCCTGGATAAAACAGCATCCCGCGTATCATAA
- a CDS encoding NYN domain-containing protein, translating to MDTILLVDGYNVIGAWPELRSLKDTDFAKARDILIEKMAEYQAFTGCRVIIVFDAHMVAGMEKKAKNYKVEVIFTRENETADERIERLASEYKNVNTRIFVATSDYTEQWVVFAKGALRKSSRELKVEMDDIEKRIGRKVKKARERNFSSISLSEEVAEIFEKWRRGQK from the coding sequence ATGGATACTATTTTACTCGTTGATGGCTATAATGTCATAGGCGCCTGGCCTGAACTCCGGTCATTAAAGGATACGGATTTTGCAAAAGCACGCGATATCCTGATTGAAAAAATGGCAGAGTATCAGGCCTTTACAGGCTGCCGGGTCATCATTGTATTCGATGCCCATATGGTAGCTGGAATGGAGAAGAAAGCAAAGAATTACAAGGTTGAAGTGATTTTCACAAGGGAAAATGAAACGGCGGATGAAAGAATCGAGAGGCTGGCTTCAGAGTACAAAAATGTGAATACACGCATCTTTGTAGCAACCTCCGATTATACGGAGCAATGGGTTGTTTTTGCCAAAGGCGCTTTAAGAAAGTCATCCCGAGAACTAAAGGTCGAAATGGACGATATAGAGAAAAGAATTGGACGGAAAGTCAAGAAAGCGAGAGAACGAAACTTTTCCAGCATCTCCCTGTCCGAGGAAGTAGCTGAAATATTCGAAAAATGGCGAAGAGGTCAAAAATAA
- the rlmB gene encoding 23S rRNA (guanosine(2251)-2'-O)-methyltransferase RlmB, which yields MSEEFIIGRNPVLEVLRAGRDINKIFVGEGSQKGPVSQVIHMAKENNVLVQFVPKRKLDLLSDGGNHQGVIAAVAAYEYAEIDDLFKKAEEKGEEPFFIILDEIEDPHNLGSIMRTADAAGAHGIIIPKRRAVGLTAAVAKASTGAIEYIPVVRVTNIVQTMKELKERGIWFVGADMKGKEDYREAGLDMPIGLVIGSEGKGMGRLVKDTCDFLVRLPMEGKVTSLNASVAAGLLLYEVYRKRHPLSS from the coding sequence ATGAGCGAAGAATTTATTATTGGCAGAAACCCTGTACTTGAGGTATTGCGTGCGGGAAGAGACATAAACAAAATATTTGTAGGTGAAGGCTCACAGAAAGGGCCGGTCAGCCAGGTCATTCATATGGCGAAGGAGAACAATGTCCTCGTGCAATTTGTTCCGAAGCGCAAGCTCGATCTGCTGAGTGACGGAGGCAATCACCAAGGAGTGATCGCTGCAGTTGCCGCATACGAATATGCAGAGATCGATGATTTATTTAAAAAAGCAGAGGAAAAAGGTGAAGAGCCTTTCTTCATCATCCTTGATGAGATTGAAGATCCCCACAACCTCGGATCCATTATGCGTACGGCAGACGCAGCAGGCGCCCACGGAATTATCATCCCTAAGCGGAGGGCGGTCGGATTGACGGCAGCTGTAGCAAAGGCCTCAACTGGAGCGATCGAATATATTCCGGTCGTCCGTGTGACCAACATCGTACAAACAATGAAAGAGCTTAAGGAGCGCGGCATTTGGTTTGTAGGAGCCGATATGAAAGGAAAGGAAGATTACAGGGAAGCCGGACTTGATATGCCAATCGGACTTGTCATCGGAAGTGAAGGCAAGGGCATGGGCAGGCTGGTTAAAGATACGTGTGACTTTCTTGTACGGCTGCCGATGGAAGGGAAAGTTACTTCTCTCAATGCTTCAGTCGCAGCCGGCCTTTTATTGTATGAGGTTTACCGCAAACGCCATCCGCTGTCATCATAA
- the cysS gene encoding cysteine--tRNA ligase has translation MSLVIYNTLTRQKEVFKPLEEGKVKIYVCGPTVYNYIHIGNARPAIVFDTVRRYLEYRGYDVNFISNFTDVDDKLIKAAKELGTDVPSVAERFIQSYHEDVCALGVQKADHHPRVTETMPEIIDFISKLIEKGYAYEAKGDVYFKTRSFEGYGKLSHQSIDDLRSGARIEVGEIKKDPLDFALWKAAKEGEIFWESPWGNGRPGWHIECSAMAKKYLGDSIDIHGGGQDLTFPHHENEIAQSEALNEAPMAKYWMHNGYININNEKMSKSLGNFVLVHDMIKEYDPQVIRFFMLAVHYRNPINFSDELLQSAHASLNRIRTAYENLKHRQEVSANLAEDTSVWEAKVSQFKNDFISEMDDDFNTANGIAVLFDAAREANVYLQSENTSKGVLSDFITLFEELTGVLGLTLSAEKELLDEEIEALIEERNKARKDRNFARADEIRDQLKDMNIILEDTPQGVRWKRQ, from the coding sequence ATGAGTTTAGTTATTTATAATACGTTGACGCGTCAAAAAGAGGTATTCAAACCTCTCGAAGAAGGGAAAGTAAAGATATATGTATGCGGACCAACCGTCTACAACTATATTCATATTGGCAACGCGCGTCCGGCCATCGTCTTTGATACCGTAAGGCGCTATCTCGAATATCGCGGCTATGATGTAAACTTTATTTCTAACTTTACGGATGTGGATGACAAACTCATTAAGGCGGCAAAAGAGCTTGGTACTGATGTGCCGTCAGTCGCAGAGCGTTTTATCCAATCCTATCATGAAGATGTTTGCGCGTTGGGTGTACAAAAAGCGGACCACCACCCGCGGGTGACCGAAACGATGCCTGAAATCATTGATTTTATCAGCAAGCTGATTGAAAAAGGCTATGCCTATGAAGCAAAAGGCGATGTTTATTTTAAAACCCGCTCGTTTGAAGGATACGGCAAGCTTTCTCATCAGTCGATCGATGACCTTCGTTCGGGAGCACGTATCGAAGTGGGTGAAATTAAGAAGGATCCGTTGGATTTCGCATTGTGGAAAGCGGCGAAAGAAGGGGAGATCTTCTGGGAAAGCCCTTGGGGCAATGGACGTCCGGGATGGCATATCGAGTGCTCGGCCATGGCTAAAAAATACCTTGGTGATTCCATTGATATTCATGGCGGCGGCCAGGATCTTACCTTTCCGCATCACGAAAATGAGATTGCTCAGTCCGAAGCCCTGAACGAAGCGCCGATGGCTAAGTATTGGATGCATAACGGCTATATTAATATCAATAACGAAAAAATGTCCAAATCGCTTGGGAATTTTGTTCTCGTCCATGACATGATCAAAGAATATGATCCTCAAGTCATCCGCTTTTTCATGTTGGCGGTGCACTACCGAAATCCGATCAATTTCAGTGATGAACTGCTTCAAAGTGCACATGCCAGTTTGAATCGAATCCGTACAGCATACGAGAACTTGAAACACAGACAGGAAGTCAGTGCGAACCTGGCGGAAGATACATCAGTTTGGGAAGCGAAAGTTTCGCAGTTTAAAAATGACTTCATTTCTGAGATGGATGATGATTTTAATACAGCCAACGGAATTGCTGTCTTGTTTGACGCGGCCAGGGAAGCTAACGTTTACCTGCAGTCTGAAAATACATCCAAAGGTGTGCTGTCTGATTTTATCACCCTCTTTGAAGAGCTAACCGGCGTACTTGGTTTGACCCTGTCAGCAGAAAAAGAACTGCTCGATGAAGAAATTGAAGCACTGATCGAAGAACGCAACAAAGCAAGAAAAGACCGTAATTTTGCGAGGGCCGATGAAATTCGTGACCAGCTGAAGGATATGAACATCATCCTGGAGGATACTCCGCAGGGTGTCCGCTGGAAGAGGCAATAA
- the rplK gene encoding 50S ribosomal protein L11 — MAKKVIKMVKLQIPAGKANPAPPVGPALGQAGVNIMGFCKEFNARTADQAGLIIPVEITVFEDRSFTFITKTPPAAVLLKVAAGIESGSGEPNKKKVATVKRDKVREIAESKMPDLNAANVESAMRMVEGTARSMGIVIED, encoded by the coding sequence GTGGCTAAAAAGGTTATTAAAATGGTAAAGCTTCAGATCCCTGCTGGTAAAGCAAATCCGGCACCACCGGTTGGACCTGCACTAGGACAAGCTGGTGTTAACATCATGGGATTCTGTAAAGAGTTTAACGCTCGTACTGCTGATCAAGCTGGTTTAATCATTCCGGTTGAAATCACGGTTTTTGAAGACCGTTCATTTACATTCATCACTAAAACTCCTCCGGCTGCTGTTCTACTAAAAGTAGCTGCTGGAATCGAGTCTGGTTCAGGTGAGCCGAACAAGAAAAAAGTTGCAACTGTAAAACGTGATAAAGTTCGCGAAATTGCAGAATCAAAAATGCCTGACCTAAACGCTGCAAATGTTGAATCTGCAATGCGTATGGTTGAAGGTACAGCACGCAGCATGGGAATTGTTATCGAAGACTAA
- the nusG gene encoding transcription termination/antitermination protein NusG, protein MEKNWYVVHTYSGYENKVKTNLEKRVESMGMSDKIFRVLVPVEEETEIKNGKTKTAMKKVFPGYVLTEMVMTDDSWYVVRNTPGVTGFVGSAGAGSKPTPLLPEEVEHILKGMGMEEPRIEVDYELKEAVKVKEGPFADFVGTIEEIDPTKRKLKVHVNMFGRETPVELDFNQVVKL, encoded by the coding sequence ATGGAAAAAAACTGGTATGTCGTTCATACTTATTCAGGGTATGAAAACAAAGTGAAAACGAACCTGGAAAAGCGCGTGGAATCAATGGGAATGTCGGACAAGATCTTCCGTGTGCTGGTTCCTGTTGAAGAAGAAACAGAAATCAAGAACGGCAAAACAAAAACCGCTATGAAAAAGGTGTTTCCTGGATATGTTTTGACTGAAATGGTCATGACGGATGATTCATGGTATGTGGTTCGAAATACGCCGGGTGTTACAGGATTCGTCGGATCTGCAGGAGCGGGTTCAAAACCGACTCCGCTCTTGCCTGAAGAGGTTGAACACATTCTTAAAGGCATGGGCATGGAAGAGCCTCGCATCGAAGTGGATTATGAGCTGAAGGAAGCAGTCAAAGTTAAAGAAGGACCGTTTGCTGACTTTGTCGGTACCATCGAAGAAATCGATCCGACGAAACGAAAACTCAAAGTTCACGTGAATATGTTTGGCCGCGAAACCCCGGTTGAATTAGATTTCAACCAGGTCGTCAAGCTTTAA